One window from the genome of Diabrotica virgifera virgifera chromosome 6, PGI_DIABVI_V3a encodes:
- the LOC114338173 gene encoding adrenodoxin-like protein 1, mitochondrial yields MLNHAKYICKLLQVTLNTRRIPTNVNIKHFRTSLYNFHGEYEWQDPKSEDEVVNITVITKDGEKVPIRGKVGDNLLYLAHRYQIPMEGACEASLACTTCHCYVQSDHLDILPEATETEEDLLDMAPFLKENSRLGCQIVLNKDLEGLEVELPKATRNFYVDGHTPKPH; encoded by the exons ATGTTAAATCATGCAAAGTATATATGCAAATTATTGCAAGTAACTCTAAATACGAGAAGAATACCTACTAATGTAAATATTAAACATTTTCGAACTTCTTTAT ATAATTTTCATGGTGAATACGAATGGCAAGATCCAAAATCTGAAGATGAAGT AGTCAATATTACAGTTATAACAAAAGATGGAGAGAAAGTACCTATAAGAGGAAAAGTAGGAGATAACTTACTCTATTTAGCTCATAGATATCAAATACCAATGGAAGGTGCTTGTGAGGCATCTTTAGCATGTACCACATGCCATTGCTACGTTCAAAGCGACCACCTTGATATTTTACCAGAAGCAACAGAAACTGAAGAAGATCTTCTAGATATGGCTCCCTTTTTAAAAGAGAACTCGAGATTAGGTTGTCAAATTGTCTTAAATAAAGATCTAGAAGGTTTAGAAGTTGAATTACCAAAAGCCACTAGGAATTTTTATGTAGATGGACATACACCAAAACCACATTAG